From Xiphophorus couchianus chromosome 23, X_couchianus-1.0, whole genome shotgun sequence, one genomic window encodes:
- the reep2 gene encoding receptor expression-enhancing protein 2, with the protein MVSWIISRIVVLAFGTLYPAYASYKAVKTKNVKEYVKWMMYWIVFALFSTAETVTDLLLSWFPFYFELKIAFVIWLLSPYTKGSSVLYRKFVHPTLSNKEKEIDEYIAQAKDRSYETMMKFGKRGLNLAANAAVTAATKGQGVLSDKLRSFSMQDLTLINTEDELDLHTAEVRTRREHMDEISSGSSTLPRARSSSARHTRSSAPVADDASSQHGSDQSDTRTEHSDDDLGDRGPKRSASVAKTTKKVAAVKTEPQTKTVKKVTKKKTTTNNAETPP; encoded by the exons ATGGTGTCCTGGATTATTTCGAGGATAGTGGT CCTCGCCTTTGGGACTCTGTACCCAGCATACGCCTCCTACAAGGCTGTCAAAACGAAGAACGTGAAGGAATAT GTAAAATGGATGATGTACTGGATAGTATTCGCCCTGTTCAGCACAGCAGAGACGGTCACAGACTTGCTCCTGTCATG GTTTCCATTTTACTTCGAGCTAAAGATAGCCTTCGTGATCTGGCTCTTGTCGCCCTACACCAAGGGCTCCAGCGTTCTCTACCGCAAGTTTGTCCACCCGACCCTCTCCAACAAAGAAAAG GAGATTGACGAATACATCGCACAGGCCAAAGACAGGAGTTATGAGACCATGATGAAGTTCGGAAAACGGGGTCTCAACCTCGCCGCTAATGCAGCCGTCACCGCAGCCACCAAG GGCCAGGGTGTGCTTTCTGACAAGCTGCGCAGCTTCAGCATGCAGGACCTGACCCTGATCAACACGGAAGACGAGCTGGACCTGCACACAGCCGAGGTTCGGACGAGACGAGAGCACATGGACGAGATAAGCTCGGGGTCCAGCACGCTGCCGCGGGCGCGCAGCTCCTCTGCCCGCCACA CCCGCTCGTCAGCACCTGTTGCCGATGATGCGTCATCCCAACACGGCTCTGACCAATCAGACACGAGGACCGAACACTCGGATGATGATCTGGGAGACAGGGGTCCCAAACGGAGCGCCAGCGTCGCCAAGACAACCAAAAAGGTAGCGGCTGTGAAGACGGAG CCTCAAACCAAGACAGTGAAAAAGGTCACAAAGAAAAAGACCACCACTAATAACGCAGAGACGCCTCCCTGA